From the Halococcus salsus genome, one window contains:
- the carB gene encoding carbamoyl-phosphate synthase large subunit: MTHADRTILLIGSGPIQIGQAAEFDYSGAQACRALAEEGARVVLVNSNPATIMTDPEMADAVYIEPITTEAIAEIIEKERPDGVIAGLGGQTGLNVTAELAEEGVLEEFDVEIMGTPLDTIYATEDRELFRHRMEEVGQPVAKSVTIESVEEIEDAVEAVGGLPVIMRTTYTLGGSGSGVVAEMDELKESVRKGLRLSRNGEVLITESIAGWVELEYEVMRDADDSCIIICNMENLDPMGIHTGESMVVTPSQVIPDDGHQDMRTAALDVIRELGIQGGCNIQFAWRDDGSPGGEYRVVEVNPRVSRSSALASKATGYPIARVTAKVALGKRLHEIENEITGETTAAFEPAIDYVVTKIPRWPNQKFADVDFELGTAMKSTGEAMSIGRTFEESLLKALRSTEYEPDVDWAALDDAALETQYLERPTPDRPYAMFEAFGRGYSVDEVSEFTGIKPWYVERYARIAEAASAAAEGDFEPAADVGFTNQEVAALAAGDDGVVTRADGAGGTTADEAPIDAVEADASPRDFKQVDTCAGEFEASTPYYYSARERLSGIDHDEVQVNRDVESVVIVGGGPIRIGQGVEFDYCTVHAVRALREMGIEAHVVNNNPETVSTDYDTSDGLFFEPITPEEVADVIETTGADGVMVQFGGQTSVDIGRGLEAELDRRGLDCEVLGTTVEAMDLAENRDRFNRLMDDLGIAQPAGGAAESEAEALDLAHEIGYPVLVRPSYVLGGRAMDVVYDDADLKSYVEEAVRVSPDQPILVDQFLEGAVELDVDAVADGEEVLIGGIMEHVESAGVHSGDSACMIPPESLDSEVLGRVREVVEDIAEALGTVGLLNVQLAVKDGEVYVLEANPRSSRTVPFVSKATGVPIAKLAAQVMAGTSLAELAATEQVPEQTSVKEVVLPFDRLPGSDPRLGPEMKSTGEVMGTADSFGKAYGKAQSATNKPVPTGGTAVVDLSDPEFPDPESEAGRALHDGFAEHFELREFDDLETAIMDGEVDLMVSRNRDALEVCVEEEVTYFSTTASARAALSALESRDEDSAVEAVGDRPTTEATWGA, translated from the coding sequence CGGACGGCGTGATCGCGGGGCTCGGCGGGCAAACAGGATTGAACGTCACCGCCGAACTCGCGGAGGAGGGTGTGCTCGAGGAGTTCGATGTCGAGATCATGGGCACGCCGCTCGACACCATCTACGCCACCGAGGACCGGGAACTGTTCCGCCACCGGATGGAGGAGGTCGGTCAGCCCGTCGCGAAGTCGGTGACCATCGAGTCGGTCGAGGAGATCGAGGACGCCGTCGAGGCGGTCGGCGGGCTCCCGGTGATCATGCGGACGACCTACACTCTCGGGGGGAGCGGGTCGGGCGTCGTCGCCGAGATGGACGAGCTGAAGGAGAGCGTCCGGAAGGGGCTGCGGCTCTCCAGAAATGGAGAAGTCCTGATCACCGAGTCGATCGCGGGTTGGGTCGAACTGGAGTACGAGGTGATGCGCGACGCCGACGACTCGTGTATCATCATCTGTAACATGGAGAACCTCGACCCGATGGGGATCCACACCGGCGAGTCGATGGTCGTCACCCCCTCGCAGGTGATCCCCGACGACGGCCACCAGGACATGCGGACCGCCGCGCTCGACGTGATCCGTGAGCTCGGTATCCAGGGTGGCTGTAACATCCAGTTCGCCTGGCGCGACGACGGCTCGCCCGGCGGCGAGTATCGCGTCGTCGAGGTCAACCCCCGCGTCTCGCGCTCGTCGGCACTGGCCTCGAAGGCCACCGGGTACCCGATCGCGCGCGTGACCGCGAAGGTCGCGCTCGGCAAGCGCCTCCACGAGATCGAGAACGAAATTACTGGTGAGACGACCGCCGCCTTCGAGCCCGCGATCGACTACGTCGTCACCAAGATCCCGCGGTGGCCGAACCAGAAGTTCGCCGATGTCGACTTCGAACTCGGGACGGCGATGAAGAGCACCGGGGAGGCGATGTCGATCGGACGGACCTTCGAGGAGTCCCTCTTGAAGGCGCTCCGCTCGACCGAGTACGAACCGGACGTCGACTGGGCCGCCCTCGACGACGCGGCGCTCGAAACCCAGTACCTCGAACGGCCCACTCCCGACCGCCCGTACGCGATGTTCGAGGCGTTCGGGCGGGGTTACTCGGTCGACGAGGTCTCCGAGTTCACGGGGATCAAACCGTGGTACGTCGAGCGCTACGCCCGGATCGCTGAAGCCGCGAGCGCGGCCGCGGAGGGTGACTTCGAGCCCGCGGCCGACGTGGGCTTCACGAACCAGGAGGTCGCGGCGCTCGCCGCTGGCGACGACGGCGTGGTGACGCGGGCCGACGGGGCCGGCGGAACGACGGCCGACGAGGCCCCGATCGACGCGGTCGAAGCCGACGCGTCGCCCCGTGACTTCAAACAGGTCGACACCTGTGCCGGCGAGTTCGAAGCCTCAACGCCGTACTACTACTCCGCCCGCGAGCGCCTCTCGGGTATCGACCACGACGAGGTCCAGGTGAACCGCGACGTCGAGAGCGTCGTGATCGTCGGCGGTGGCCCTATCAGAATCGGTCAGGGCGTCGAGTTCGACTACTGTACCGTGCACGCGGTGCGCGCGCTCCGCGAGATGGGGATCGAAGCCCACGTCGTCAACAACAACCCCGAGACCGTCTCGACGGACTACGACACCTCCGATGGCCTCTTCTTCGAACCGATCACCCCCGAGGAGGTCGCCGACGTGATCGAGACCACCGGGGCCGACGGCGTGATGGTCCAGTTCGGCGGCCAGACCTCCGTCGACATCGGCCGCGGGCTGGAGGCCGAACTCGACCGCCGTGGCCTCGACTGTGAGGTTCTGGGGACGACCGTCGAGGCGATGGACCTCGCGGAGAACCGGGACAGGTTCAACCGCCTGATGGACGACCTCGGGATCGCTCAGCCCGCGGGCGGGGCGGCCGAGAGCGAGGCCGAAGCCCTCGACCTCGCTCACGAGATCGGCTACCCCGTCCTCGTTCGCCCGAGCTACGTTCTCGGCGGCCGCGCGATGGACGTCGTCTACGACGACGCGGACCTGAAGAGCTACGTCGAGGAGGCAGTGCGTGTGAGCCCCGACCAGCCGATCCTGGTCGACCAGTTCCTCGAAGGTGCGGTCGAACTCGACGTCGACGCCGTCGCCGACGGCGAGGAAGTCCTGATCGGCGGGATCATGGAGCACGTCGAGAGCGCGGGGGTTCACTCCGGCGACTCGGCCTGCATGATACCACCGGAATCGCTCGATAGCGAGGTTCTCGGCCGGGTTCGCGAGGTCGTCGAGGACATCGCCGAGGCGCTCGGTACGGTGGGCCTGCTCAACGTTCAGTTGGCGGTCAAAGATGGAGAGGTCTACGTCCTGGAGGCGAACCCCCGTTCTTCGCGCACGGTGCCGTTCGTCTCGAAGGCGACCGGGGTCCCGATCGCGAAACTCGCCGCGCAGGTGATGGCGGGCACCTCGCTCGCCGAGCTGGCGGCGACCGAGCAGGTCCCCGAACAGACCAGCGTCAAGGAGGTCGTGCTGCCGTTCGACCGCCTGCCGGGCAGCGATCCCAGACTGGGCCCGGAGATGAAGAGCACGGGCGAGGTGATGGGCACCGCCGACAGTTTCGGCAAGGCCTACGGGAAGGCCCAATCGGCGACCAACAAACCCGTCCCGACGGGTGGGACGGCCGTCGTCGACCTCTCGGACCCCGAGTTCCCCGACCCCGAGAGCGAGGCCGGGCGCGCGCTTCACGACGGGTTCGCCGAGCACTTCGAGCTCCGCGAGTTCGACGACCTCGAAACGGCGATCATGGACGGCGAGGTCGATCTCATGGTCTCGCGGAACCGCGACGCGCTCGAAGTCTGCGTCGAGGAGGAGGTCACCTACTTCTCGACGACGGCGAGCGCACGGGCCGCGCTGTCGGCACTCGAATCACGCGACGAGGATTCGGCGGTCGAGGCGGTCGGCGACCGGCCGACGACCGAAGCGACCTGGGGCGCGTAG
- a CDS encoding HD domain-containing protein gives MTADQLADAFPSIERIEDDDLRASVREAWATAMAENGIDSLESLPWYPPAQRKLDLPDETFVAHVRDVVAGALALGEMLIEHRDADLDLDRLLAGALVHDVSKLYEFDGMESTRIEELLGHPYYGVYVTAAAGLPVEVTHMVLSHTSRTAVEPATLEAVVLRRADEAAAAAIRWEATDDLREV, from the coding sequence ATGACTGCGGACCAACTCGCGGACGCGTTTCCGAGCATCGAGCGGATCGAGGACGACGACCTCCGGGCGAGTGTGCGCGAGGCGTGGGCCACGGCGATGGCCGAGAACGGCATCGACTCGCTCGAATCCCTGCCGTGGTATCCGCCGGCTCAGCGGAAACTCGACCTCCCCGACGAAACCTTCGTCGCGCACGTTCGGGACGTCGTCGCTGGCGCGCTGGCGCTCGGCGAGATGTTGATCGAACACCGCGACGCCGACCTCGATCTCGACCGCCTGCTCGCGGGCGCGCTGGTCCACGACGTCAGCAAACTTTACGAGTTCGACGGGATGGAGAGCACGCGGATCGAAGAACTGCTCGGGCATCCCTACTACGGGGTCTACGTGACGGCCGCGGCGGGCCTCCCGGTCGAGGTCACGCACATGGTGCTCTCACACACCTCGCGGACGGCTGTCGAACCCGCCACGCTCGAAGCCGTCGTCCTCCGACGGGCCGACGAGGCCGCGGCCGCCGCGATCCGGTGGGAAGCGACCGACGACCTCCGCGAGGTCTGA